One region of Candidatus Krumholzibacteriia bacterium genomic DNA includes:
- a CDS encoding DoxX family membrane protein: protein MAVAGVRFLRIAVGIVYVWFGGLKLVPGLSPAEDLVRATVPIIPANVFVPFLGVWEVAIGILFLTGRGLRVAILLLMLQMPGTLSPIVLLPEQVFTVFPYGLTLEGQYIVKNLVLIAAALVVGATVRGGDLTEARRG from the coding sequence ATGGCCGTCGCCGGCGTCCGGTTCCTCCGGATCGCCGTCGGCATCGTGTACGTCTGGTTCGGCGGGCTCAAGCTGGTGCCGGGCCTGAGCCCGGCCGAGGACCTGGTCCGGGCCACCGTCCCCATCATCCCGGCCAACGTGTTCGTCCCCTTCCTCGGTGTCTGGGAAGTGGCGATCGGGATCCTCTTCCTCACGGGGCGCGGTCTGCGCGTGGCGATCCTGCTGCTCATGCTCCAGATGCCGGGCACGCTGTCGCCGATCGTCCTCCTGCCGGAACAGGTGTTCACGGTGTTTCCCTACGGGCTCACGCTCGAAGGGCAGTACATCGTGAAGAACCTGGTGCTGATCGCGGCGGCGCTGGTGGTGGGCGCGACGGTGCGGGGTGGTGACCTGACGGAGGCACGGCGAGGCTGA
- a CDS encoding efflux RND transporter periplasmic adaptor subunit, with protein MIVLPINRVRPIPGRSVLLIVLGAAMVIVLSACEGNPGSGGETADGLADSEPLEVRTFVVEQRAETSSFVAAGAVAPVRRARMGTRQAGNVEQIMVEAGDTVEAGQALLRVDARDLEAALRAARLQHQAARTAWETARRNRERFQRLYDQRLIAKAELEEATLAAEDARGRLEQVAAEIAAVEVNLDYATLRAPFAGVVSEVLTDVGTFVAPGPPLIVFEDRKRLEINVGIAQARTADLAVGDTLQVGVEGLGDGIEGHVQAIVPALESPGVGQVLRLVVEDPPPSLEPGMIAEVQLPAARSAQSFVVVPASAILQRGQLDGVFLVGEDAQGNARATLRWVAVAPTPTHGDDGEVRVLRGLVSGDRVVVGEAVDALVDGQPVVLAEP; from the coding sequence ATGATCGTCCTGCCGATCAACCGTGTTCGCCCGATCCCCGGTCGAAGTGTCCTCTTGATCGTGCTGGGCGCAGCCATGGTGATCGTGCTGTCGGCCTGCGAAGGGAATCCGGGCTCGGGCGGTGAAACTGCGGATGGCCTCGCCGACAGCGAGCCCCTGGAAGTCCGTACCTTCGTGGTCGAACAGCGCGCGGAAACGTCTTCGTTCGTCGCCGCCGGTGCGGTGGCGCCGGTTCGACGAGCCCGCATGGGAACCCGCCAGGCCGGCAATGTCGAGCAGATCATGGTCGAAGCCGGCGACACGGTCGAAGCCGGCCAGGCCTTGCTGCGAGTCGATGCCCGCGACCTGGAAGCCGCGCTGCGGGCGGCGCGTCTGCAGCACCAGGCTGCTCGAACGGCCTGGGAGACGGCTCGCCGCAATCGCGAACGGTTCCAACGCCTCTACGACCAGCGCCTGATCGCAAAGGCCGAGCTCGAAGAGGCGACACTGGCCGCCGAAGACGCGCGCGGTCGGCTGGAGCAGGTCGCCGCCGAGATTGCAGCCGTCGAAGTCAACCTCGACTACGCAACACTGCGTGCGCCATTTGCCGGCGTGGTCAGCGAGGTGCTCACCGACGTCGGCACTTTCGTCGCACCGGGCCCGCCGCTGATCGTGTTCGAGGACCGCAAGCGGTTGGAAATCAACGTCGGAATCGCCCAGGCGAGGACTGCCGACCTGGCCGTGGGCGACACGCTTCAGGTCGGCGTCGAAGGCCTGGGAGACGGGATCGAGGGCCATGTCCAGGCCATCGTTCCGGCGCTCGAATCTCCCGGGGTCGGACAGGTGCTGCGGCTCGTCGTCGAAGACCCACCACCGTCGCTGGAGCCGGGCATGATCGCCGAAGTGCAATTGCCGGCGGCGCGATCGGCGCAGTCGTTCGTCGTCGTTCCGGCCTCCGCGATTCTGCAACGAGGACAGCTCGATGGCGTCTTCCTGGTCGGCGAAGACGCGCAAGGCAATGCGCGGGCAACGTTGCGTTGGGTTGCAGTGGCCCCGACGCCGACGCACGGCGATGACGGTGAAGTCCGGGTCCTGCGCGGTCTCGTGAGCGGAGACCGGGTCGTCGTCGGCGAGGCCGTGGATGCGCTGGTCGATGGCCAGCCGGTCGTGCTGGCCGAACCATGA
- a CDS encoding TolC family protein, whose product MRWIFPGLLALFAASAMAAGPEPADGELTLSLDRALEIARQENPRIAIGRARRAGAEGARVRSRQVFSPRLTLDAYHLRLDTSVLDNIPTFEPDFPPVFVGLDFGPLEGNVASVELVQPLINVGAWSARRQAGRALEAADLELQRARREVDVAVLEAYFGACTAQRQVEAEQKGLATARRVLRRAEAGFEQELIAPVDVLSARTRVSAMQARVAAAEARVVAAHAILRQVLGIDEDPELILTDRVPQPSPPVDEAPQRREMLSGRRDLQALQKGLEAAEHGVERARATWLPDLNLYARFDHVDVNDPLSFDETGWLVAVNLHWTPFLGFDQVGALGEARATEAETRARLRALRQRAWAEAQTEHANWQAEVQRWRAASKGVLEAEEALELTEARYAEGLDDITALLRAQAEELAARTREISARFEAVVAAERYRLAVSHDVGKVQP is encoded by the coding sequence TTGCGCTGGATATTCCCGGGTCTGCTGGCCCTGTTCGCGGCCTCGGCCATGGCCGCAGGCCCGGAGCCTGCCGACGGTGAACTGACCCTGTCGCTGGATCGGGCGCTGGAGATCGCGCGCCAGGAAAACCCTCGCATCGCCATCGGCCGGGCACGCCGGGCCGGCGCCGAGGGCGCGCGGGTCCGCTCACGCCAGGTATTCTCACCGAGGCTGACCCTGGACGCCTATCACCTCCGCCTCGACACATCGGTGCTCGACAACATTCCGACCTTCGAGCCGGACTTCCCGCCGGTCTTCGTCGGGCTCGATTTCGGGCCGCTGGAGGGCAACGTGGCCAGCGTCGAGCTGGTGCAGCCGCTGATCAACGTCGGCGCCTGGAGTGCGCGGCGACAGGCCGGCCGGGCACTCGAAGCCGCCGACCTCGAATTGCAGCGGGCACGACGTGAAGTGGATGTCGCCGTTCTCGAGGCGTATTTCGGCGCCTGCACCGCACAGCGCCAGGTGGAAGCGGAACAGAAGGGACTGGCCACCGCCCGACGGGTGTTGCGCCGAGCCGAGGCCGGGTTCGAGCAGGAACTCATCGCACCGGTCGACGTGCTCAGCGCGCGTACGCGGGTTTCCGCAATGCAGGCAAGGGTCGCGGCTGCCGAGGCCCGCGTGGTCGCCGCGCATGCCATCCTGCGTCAGGTGCTGGGTATCGACGAAGATCCGGAATTGATCCTGACCGACCGTGTTCCGCAGCCGAGCCCACCGGTGGACGAAGCACCGCAGCGCCGCGAGATGCTTTCCGGCAGACGTGATCTGCAAGCGTTGCAGAAGGGCCTGGAAGCGGCCGAACACGGAGTCGAGCGTGCGCGTGCGACATGGCTTCCCGATCTCAACCTCTACGCACGCTTCGACCACGTCGATGTCAACGATCCTTTGTCCTTCGACGAAACCGGCTGGCTCGTCGCAGTCAACCTGCACTGGACACCGTTCCTCGGGTTCGACCAGGTCGGCGCGCTCGGCGAGGCCCGGGCCACGGAAGCCGAAACGCGGGCCCGATTGCGTGCCCTGCGCCAGCGCGCCTGGGCCGAAGCGCAGACCGAACACGCCAACTGGCAGGCCGAAGTCCAGCGCTGGCGAGCGGCTTCGAAAGGTGTGCTGGAAGCCGAGGAGGCACTGGAGTTGACCGAGGCGCGCTACGCCGAGGGGCTGGACGACATCACCGCGCTCTTGCGCGCCCAGGCCGAGGAACTGGCGGCACGCACGCGTGAGATCAGCGCACGGTTCGAGGCGGTGGTCGCCGCCGAGCGATACCGGCTTGCCGTGTCCCACGACGTCGGGAAGGTGCAACCATGA
- a CDS encoding amino acid permease, producing MPRDQKSGLGTFAGVFTPSILTILGIILFLRVGYVVGNAGLGNTLLIIAIANVITILTSFSLATIATNLRVKSGGDYYLISRTLGVEFGGALGIVLFAAQAISIAFYTIGFSEAVTTVVGLESAWAAQLVAAGAVLALFVLAWVGADAATTFQYGVMTVLGLALVTFFVGGLGDFDPRLARDNWVVSSDQPFWLLFAIFFPAVTGFTQGVSMSGDLADSSRSLPRGTFAAVGLSIVVYLATAVVFAGAMPASELASDTGAMRRVSILPWLVDAGVIAATLSSALASFLGAPRILQSLARDRVFPVLNPFAAGHGPSENPRRGVLLALVIALVTVALGNLNVIAPLVSMFFLVSYGLLNFATYYEASAGSPSFRPTFRFSHPRIGLAGAIACGAVMLAIDPVAAAVAGAILFGILQYVRRSTTVTRWADSSRSARLRSIRENLHGLSAQPEHPRDWRPVILAFSEQSERRVALLRFAGWIDGRSGFTTAVQILDDETGPATRGRIHEVEEQLRSDIATADVPAFARCVDTDPSASALPTLLRAHGLGTIRANTVLVNRLDDGADDPDRARAFARRLRTALRSECHLVVLDATREEIDALDEAPIDQRRIDVWTERDATGRLCLLLAYLTTRTPDWKDATIRLIATRHGSRRARERLEEQLRTMLEEVRIDAEVVIVDDEPIDAVSGNASLVFLPMRLHGDRAVGPTGRSFAEAGRGLAVVAFCMAAQDLELDAEPEEGEAAEIAAAVDRAEEAEREAEQARERADAAEEELASHGGDEPGDDQLRRKAKKARSEAERATEHARHARAQADEMAPEHRAADEDEDRSERSDSTHP from the coding sequence ATGCCACGCGACCAGAAGTCCGGACTCGGCACCTTCGCCGGTGTGTTCACGCCGAGCATCCTCACCATCCTCGGCATCATCCTGTTCCTCCGCGTGGGCTACGTGGTCGGCAACGCGGGTCTGGGCAACACGCTGCTGATCATCGCGATCGCGAACGTGATCACGATCCTCACCAGCTTCTCGTTGGCCACCATCGCCACGAACCTGCGGGTGAAGAGCGGCGGGGACTACTACCTGATCTCGCGCACGCTCGGTGTGGAGTTCGGCGGCGCGCTCGGCATCGTGCTCTTCGCGGCCCAGGCGATCTCGATCGCCTTCTACACGATCGGTTTCTCCGAGGCGGTCACGACCGTCGTGGGGCTGGAGTCCGCCTGGGCGGCGCAGCTCGTGGCCGCGGGTGCTGTTCTCGCGTTGTTCGTCCTGGCGTGGGTGGGCGCCGACGCGGCCACCACCTTCCAGTACGGCGTGATGACCGTGCTCGGGCTGGCCCTCGTCACGTTCTTCGTCGGCGGCCTGGGCGACTTCGACCCGCGGTTGGCGCGCGACAACTGGGTGGTGAGCAGCGATCAGCCCTTCTGGCTGTTGTTCGCGATCTTCTTTCCCGCCGTCACGGGATTCACGCAGGGCGTGAGCATGTCGGGCGACCTGGCCGACTCGTCGCGCAGCCTGCCGCGGGGGACCTTCGCCGCGGTGGGTCTGTCGATCGTCGTCTACCTGGCGACGGCGGTCGTCTTCGCGGGGGCGATGCCGGCGAGCGAACTGGCCTCGGACACCGGCGCCATGCGGCGGGTGTCGATCCTTCCCTGGCTGGTCGACGCCGGAGTGATCGCCGCGACGCTGTCGTCGGCGCTGGCGTCGTTCCTGGGCGCCCCGCGCATCCTGCAGTCGCTCGCCCGCGACCGCGTGTTCCCGGTGCTGAATCCCTTCGCCGCCGGTCACGGTCCGAGCGAGAACCCGCGGCGCGGCGTGCTCCTGGCCCTGGTCATCGCGCTGGTCACCGTGGCGCTGGGCAACCTGAACGTGATCGCGCCGCTGGTATCGATGTTCTTCCTCGTGTCCTACGGACTGCTGAACTTCGCGACCTACTACGAGGCCAGCGCGGGCAGCCCGTCGTTCCGGCCGACCTTCCGGTTCAGCCATCCGCGCATCGGCCTGGCCGGGGCGATCGCCTGCGGCGCCGTCATGCTGGCGATCGACCCCGTGGCGGCGGCGGTGGCGGGAGCGATCCTCTTCGGGATCCTGCAGTACGTCCGGCGATCGACCACGGTGACGCGCTGGGCCGACAGCAGCCGGTCGGCGCGGCTGCGTTCGATCCGCGAGAACCTCCACGGTCTGAGCGCCCAGCCCGAGCACCCGCGGGACTGGCGGCCGGTGATCCTGGCCTTCTCCGAACAGTCGGAACGTCGCGTGGCCCTGCTGCGCTTCGCGGGGTGGATCGACGGTCGGAGCGGCTTCACCACCGCCGTCCAGATCCTGGACGACGAAACCGGCCCGGCGACGCGTGGACGCATCCACGAGGTCGAGGAGCAGCTCCGCAGCGACATCGCCACTGCCGACGTGCCCGCCTTCGCGCGCTGCGTCGACACCGACCCGAGCGCCAGCGCGCTTCCGACACTGTTGCGTGCACACGGCCTGGGGACGATCCGCGCCAACACCGTCCTGGTGAATCGCCTCGACGACGGGGCCGACGACCCCGACCGCGCGCGGGCGTTCGCGCGCCGGTTGCGGACCGCGCTGCGATCCGAGTGCCACCTGGTGGTCCTCGACGCCACGCGTGAGGAGATCGACGCGCTCGACGAGGCCCCGATCGACCAGCGCCGCATCGACGTCTGGACCGAACGCGACGCGACCGGCCGTCTGTGCCTGCTGCTCGCCTACTTGACCACGCGCACGCCCGACTGGAAGGACGCCACCATCCGCCTGATCGCGACCCGGCACGGTTCGCGGCGCGCGCGCGAGCGGCTCGAGGAGCAGTTGCGCACCATGCTCGAGGAGGTCCGCATCGACGCCGAGGTCGTGATCGTCGACGACGAACCGATCGACGCCGTTTCGGGCAATGCCTCGCTCGTGTTCCTGCCCATGCGGCTGCACGGCGACCGCGCCGTGGGCCCGACGGGTCGTTCCTTCGCCGAGGCTGGCCGAGGTCTGGCGGTGGTGGCCTTCTGCATGGCCGCCCAGGACCTCGAGCTCGACGCCGAACCCGAGGAGGGCGAGGCCGCCGAGATCGCCGCGGCGGTCGATCGCGCCGAGGAGGCCGAGCGCGAGGCGGAACAGGCCCGCGAACGCGCCGACGCGGCCGAGGAGGAACTCGCATCCCACGGCGGCGACGAGCCGGGCGACGACCAGCTCCGACGAAAGGCGAAGAAGGCGCGCTCCGAGGCCGAGCGGGCAACCGAACACGCACGCCACGCTCGGGCGCAGGCCGACGAGATGGCGCCGGAACATCGAGCCGCGGACGAGGACGAGGACCGGAGCGAGCGGAGCGACTCCACGCACCCTTGA